From one Trifolium pratense cultivar HEN17-A07 linkage group LG1, ARS_RC_1.1, whole genome shotgun sequence genomic stretch:
- the LOC123920682 gene encoding geraniol 8-hydroxylase-like, whose translation MDYVKSAMILLATCIVTCFLGSIYARSRKSNYKLPPGPSIFTIMSHVFELYYKPQQTLAKFAKFYGPVMLIKLCTETTVIISSSDMAKEILHTNDSLFTDRSVPDNTTTHNHNNFSLVFLPFSPLWQHLRKICHNNLFSNKTLDASQELRRMKLKDLLNDMHKSSLKGETVDIGRAAFKACINFLSYTFVSQDFVESLDDEYKDIVSTLLSAVGTPNIADHFPILKILDPQGIKRHTTKYVAKVFHALDIIIDQRMKLRQSEDYVSKNDMLDSLLDISKEDSQKMDKKQIKHLLLDLLVAGTETSAYGLERAMTQLVHDPKAMSKAKKELEETIGLGNPIEESDIDRLPYLNAVIKESLRLHPPAPMLLPRKARVDVDISGYTIPKGAQVLINEWAIGRTDIWDDAHLFSPERFLGSEIDVKGRHFKLTPFGSGRRICPGSPLAVRMLHLMLGSLINSFDWKLENNMEAKDMNLDKPLRAIPVALNNIK comes from the exons ATGGATTATGTTAAGAGTGCGATGATCCTTTTGGCGACATGCATTGTCACATGCTTTCTTGGTTCAATTTATGCAAGAAGCAGAAAATCAAACTACAAACTTCCACCTGGACCTTCCATTTTCACTATTATGTCACATGTTTTTGAATTATACTATAAGCCACAACAAACACTTGCTAAATTTGCTAAGTTTTATGGTCCTGTTATGCTTATTAAATTATGCACTGAGACCACTGTGATTATTTCATCATCAGATATGGCCAAAGAAATTCTTCATACTAATGATTCTTTGTTCACTGATAGATCTGTTCCTGATAACACAACTACTCATAATCACAACAATTTTAGCTTAGTCTTTCTCCCATTTTCACCACTTTGGCAACACCTTAGAAAAATATGTCACAATAATTTATTCTCTAACAAAACTCTTGATGCAAGTCAAGAACTTAGACGTATGAAATTGAAAGATCTTCTTAATGATATGCATAAAAGCAGCTTAAAAGGTGAAACTGTTGATATTGGAAGAGCTGCTTTTAAAGCTTGCAttaattttttgtcatataCTTTTGTGTCTCAAGATTTTGTTGAGTCATTGGATGATGAATATAAGGACATAGTTTCCACTTTATTGAGTGCTGTTGGAACACCAAACATTGCTGATCATTTCCCTATATTGAAGATTCTTGACCCACAAGGCATTAAAAGGCACACTACTAAATATGTTGCAAAAGTGTTCCATGCCTTAGATATCATAATTGACCAAAGAATGAAGCTAAGACAAAGTGAAGATTATGTATCAAAGAATGACATGTTAGACTCATTGTTGGACATTTCCAAAGAAGATAGCCAAAAGATGGACAAAAAACAGATTAAACATCTATTACTT GATCTGCTTGTGGCTGGAACAGAGACATCAGCATATGGATTAGAAAGGGCAATGACTCAATTAGTACACGATCCAAAGGCTATGTCAAAAGCAAAAAAGGAACTTGAGGAAACTATTGGATTAGGAAATCCAATTGAGGAATCCGACATTGACAGACTTCCATACTTAAACGCAGTGATAAAAGAGAGTTTGCGTTTACACCCTCCAGCTCCAATGTTGCTTCCTCGAAAAGCAAGAGTAGATGTGGATATATCAGGTTACACAATTCCAAAAGGTGCACAAGTTCTGATCAATGAATGGGCTATTGGTAGAACAGACATATGGGATGATGCTCATTTGTTTTCACCGGAAAGATTTTTAGGATCTGAAATCGATGTCAAAGGTCGACACTTTAAACTTACTCCGTTTGGTAGTGGAAGACGAATATGTCCCGGCTCACCACTTGCTGTTAGAATGTTACATTTGATGTTGGGATCATTAATCAATTCCTTTGATTGGAAACTTGAAAATAATATGGAAGCAAAGGACATGAACTTGGACAAACCTCTAAGAGCCATTCCCGTTGCACTAAACAACATTAAGTAA
- the LOC123920701 gene encoding thioredoxin-like protein 4B isoform X2 — translation MSYMLTTLSQKREVDSIIRDTIDKVLVLRFGRGSDPICLQLDEILSKAAREVSKFATVALVDIDSPDIQVYVKYFDITLIPSTVFFFNAHHMKMDSGTADHTKWIGAFHKKQDFIDVVELSPRLK, via the exons ATGAGTTACATGTTAACTACGTTGTCGCAAAAGAGAGAGGTTGATTCCATCATCAGAGATACCATTGATAAGGTTCTTGTTCTCCGCTTTGGTCGTGGTTCTGATCCTATCTGTCTGCAGCTTGATGAAATT CTTTCTAAAGCAGCAAGAGAGGTGTCCAAATTTGCAACTGTGGCACTGGTTGATATTGACTCTCCGGACATTCAAGTCTATGTCAAATATTTTGATATCACATTAATTCCATCTACAGTGTTTTTCTTCAATGCTCATCACATGAAAATGGACTCCGG GACTGCGGATCATACTAAATGGATCGGTGCTTTTCACAAAAAGCAAGACTTCATTGATGTGGTAGAG TTGTCTCCAAGACTGAAGTGA
- the LOC123920701 gene encoding thioredoxin-like protein 4B isoform X1 — MSYMLTTLSQKREVDSIIRDTIDKVLVLRFGRGSDPICLQLDEILSKAAREVSKFATVALVDIDSPDIQVYVKYFDITLIPSTVFFFNAHHMKMDSGTADHTKWIGAFHKKQDFIDVVETIFRGAMNGKLIVNCPLPPERIPKYQLLYKDV; from the exons ATGAGTTACATGTTAACTACGTTGTCGCAAAAGAGAGAGGTTGATTCCATCATCAGAGATACCATTGATAAGGTTCTTGTTCTCCGCTTTGGTCGTGGTTCTGATCCTATCTGTCTGCAGCTTGATGAAATT CTTTCTAAAGCAGCAAGAGAGGTGTCCAAATTTGCAACTGTGGCACTGGTTGATATTGACTCTCCGGACATTCAAGTCTATGTCAAATATTTTGATATCACATTAATTCCATCTACAGTGTTTTTCTTCAATGCTCATCACATGAAAATGGACTCCGG GACTGCGGATCATACTAAATGGATCGGTGCTTTTCACAAAAAGCAAGACTTCATTGATGTGGTAGAG ACAATATTTAGAGGAGCAATGAATGGAAAGCTCATTGTGAATTGTCCTCTCCCACCTGAAAGGATACCAAAATACCAATTACTGTATAAGGATGTCTAA